Proteins found in one Candidatus Brocadia sp. genomic segment:
- a CDS encoding flagellar hook protein FlgE yields MGLGGALYSGVSGIRAHQNMLDIIGNNLANINTYGYKSSRLLFSDLLSQTIAIGTNGNPMQVGKGVKFASITSNFSQGTLESTNNVFDLAIQGEGFFVVNGGSKDFFTRVGAFSTDEDNYLVDSNTGYKVLDTNGKEISIPYDSTVSGKATSKAYITGNLDASASSSTAEVLIMSTALTESSTAATTATELNDLDSNTTDYVAGDTILITGTKSDGTAVSATYTYAANDTVQELIDAINTAFSSDATASLDSSGKIILTADTSGNDELSLTLTDGGSNTGATTWTDHTFSGSTYTTSVDIFDSQGTRHAVTLRFTKQMDNEWDLTASMDSSEGTFASSDNQITSITFNDDGTFSASGDTTLQFNFSGISSTQSVIFDLGTSGENDGLTQNGGDSTAAVTKQDGYEYGTFDSVSINSDGTIKTLYTNGKTQTIATLKIALFNNLNGLNKIGDNLYEQTSVSGEPIYVNANSGRAGSISSGYLEGSNVDMATELTSLITAQRGFQLNTKVITTADEILAEVVNLKR; encoded by the coding sequence ATGGGTCTCGGAGGTGCATTATATTCAGGCGTGTCAGGTATTCGCGCCCATCAAAACATGTTGGACATCATAGGAAATAACCTGGCAAATATCAATACCTACGGATATAAATCCTCAAGGCTATTATTTTCTGACCTGCTAAGTCAAACTATAGCAATTGGGACTAACGGTAACCCGATGCAGGTAGGAAAGGGTGTAAAATTTGCAAGCATTACATCGAACTTTAGTCAGGGAACATTAGAAAGCACCAATAATGTATTTGACCTCGCCATCCAGGGAGAGGGATTTTTTGTCGTTAATGGAGGCAGCAAGGATTTTTTTACGAGGGTTGGAGCATTTTCTACTGATGAAGACAATTATCTCGTTGATTCAAATACAGGCTATAAGGTATTAGACACAAACGGTAAAGAAATCTCCATACCTTATGATTCAACCGTTTCCGGCAAGGCTACATCCAAGGCTTACATTACAGGCAATCTGGATGCATCGGCATCAAGTTCAACGGCCGAGGTGTTGATAATGTCCACCGCCCTTACCGAAAGTAGCACAGCAGCAACTACGGCAACCGAATTAAACGACCTGGACTCTAACACTACAGATTACGTTGCCGGAGACACCATTCTCATTACGGGAACGAAATCGGATGGAACTGCCGTTTCTGCAACTTATACGTATGCAGCTAATGATACAGTTCAGGAACTTATAGACGCAATAAATACGGCATTTTCCAGTGATGCAACCGCCAGTCTGGATTCTTCAGGAAAAATCATCCTCACAGCAGATACCTCCGGAAATGACGAATTATCGCTCACTCTTACGGATGGCGGCTCCAATACTGGTGCAACGACATGGACAGATCACACCTTTAGTGGCTCCACGTACACGACCTCTGTGGATATCTTTGATTCCCAGGGGACCCGACATGCGGTTACCCTCAGATTCACAAAACAAATGGACAACGAATGGGACCTTACCGCCTCTATGGATAGTAGTGAAGGCACATTTGCCAGTAGCGATAATCAGATAACAAGTATCACGTTTAATGATGATGGTACATTCAGCGCAAGCGGTGATACAACGCTTCAATTTAATTTCAGTGGCATCAGCAGTACACAGTCCGTAATTTTTGATCTAGGCACATCAGGAGAAAATGATGGCCTTACACAAAATGGCGGCGACTCAACTGCCGCTGTCACAAAACAAGATGGTTACGAGTATGGAACATTTGATTCCGTGTCCATAAATTCAGATGGCACCATAAAGACATTGTACACCAATGGCAAAACACAAACTATTGCGACACTGAAGATCGCCTTATTTAACAACCTCAACGGTTTAAACAAGATAGGAGATAACTTATACGAACAAACTTCAGTCTCTGGCGAACCCATTTATGTAAACGCTAATTCAGGTCGTGCAGGTTCTATTTCAAGCGGCTATTTAGAGGGGTCCAATGTGGATATGGCCACAGAATTGACCTCGCTGATTACGGCACAGAGGGGCTTTCAACTCAACACAAAGGTCATCACCACGGCCGATGAAATACTTGCAGAAGTCGTCAACCTGAAGAGATAA
- a CDS encoding flagellar hook-length control protein FliK, which yields MPETAAELSNQNDLFGNLFRGTRPTTNSSSSYVTDTDPVQSEIGEKDIENHSESIPFQEILGQQIINRTARDAVNQQKPNDPAIESSNRKLFQEDIHEVNSSLFHETLVSGSPQRNAKNPNIPNSIGGESDGFSSLTKKGEKGFELNLSGTPVLDTIHSSDILPGTFREHTEPAFQNFSQNFPLKNGVVKVDVNVNIHNPLMIDVNHQNLFTSPFCGLEQRKIDIRKNNQFTNITSSDFLYNTEASIMQNLTDENAIRNNEGVGSNPSKNLKNLQKLDQSIPIVMQEPEFAGSDNAINIKELPTAFKSLAQNVSPENRFNTPRHEIDGQINGTEKQRENDLSKITSKVPSEHNDPGTSQKNEEWNLFDNFTQEESLSNPTPFDTHRQKTHSRYLFPLDTQTTTDGIQSNASNFTQNTEVFPAGGTKQSPSLEGHKDSVRHTFPESFNAGTEHAYNITDQLFQKISLIHHGDKSEIKLHLTPPELGSVKIHFTEENDEIGAKIFVENAEVKAVIENNAHRLKESVGANGVEIHKLEVHIQNNDAHKQKSSENSDSNNTHYRAGSQENRNGGQSDKERNVSNNSRTDAGINTSNLMVDYII from the coding sequence ATGCCGGAAACAGCCGCAGAACTATCTAATCAAAATGATTTGTTTGGGAATTTGTTCCGCGGGACTCGTCCAACTACGAATAGCTCAAGTTCTTATGTAACGGACACAGATCCGGTTCAATCAGAAATCGGTGAAAAAGATATTGAGAATCATTCCGAAAGTATTCCATTCCAGGAAATACTTGGTCAACAAATAATCAATCGCACAGCCCGGGATGCAGTTAATCAACAAAAGCCAAATGATCCTGCAATAGAATCGAGTAACAGGAAACTATTTCAAGAGGATATTCATGAGGTAAACTCATCTTTATTCCATGAAACACTGGTAAGCGGTAGCCCACAAAGAAATGCAAAAAATCCCAACATACCCAACTCTATCGGAGGAGAAAGCGACGGTTTTTCTTCTTTAACAAAGAAAGGTGAAAAAGGATTTGAACTGAATCTTTCAGGGACACCAGTATTAGACACTATCCATTCATCAGACATTCTGCCCGGGACATTTCGTGAACACACAGAACCGGCTTTTCAAAATTTTAGCCAAAATTTCCCTTTGAAAAATGGTGTGGTCAAGGTTGATGTTAATGTAAATATTCACAATCCTTTGATGATTGATGTCAATCATCAAAATTTGTTCACTTCTCCCTTTTGTGGTTTGGAACAGAGGAAAATTGATATACGAAAAAATAACCAGTTCACTAATATAACCAGTTCGGATTTTTTATACAACACAGAAGCATCCATTATGCAAAATCTAACTGACGAAAACGCAATCCGGAACAATGAAGGTGTTGGATCAAATCCATCCAAAAATCTTAAAAATTTACAAAAATTGGATCAATCCATCCCCATCGTAATGCAAGAGCCAGAATTTGCAGGCTCAGATAACGCAATCAATATCAAGGAATTGCCTACTGCATTTAAATCACTAGCTCAGAATGTTTCTCCAGAAAACAGGTTTAATACACCCAGGCATGAAATAGACGGCCAAATCAATGGAACAGAAAAACAGAGGGAAAATGATTTGTCAAAAATAACCAGTAAGGTACCTTCTGAGCATAACGATCCAGGTACTTCACAAAAAAATGAGGAATGGAACTTGTTTGACAACTTTACACAGGAAGAGAGCCTCTCTAACCCTACACCATTTGACACTCATCGACAAAAAACTCATAGCAGATATCTCTTTCCCCTGGATACACAAACAACAACCGATGGCATACAATCAAACGCATCAAACTTTACACAAAATACAGAAGTATTTCCCGCCGGTGGCACAAAACAATCACCTTCCCTGGAAGGTCATAAAGATAGTGTAAGGCACACATTCCCCGAAAGTTTTAATGCAGGTACAGAGCATGCATACAATATTACGGATCAACTCTTTCAAAAAATCAGCCTGATACACCATGGTGATAAATCAGAAATCAAGTTACACCTGACCCCCCCTGAACTGGGCAGTGTAAAAATCCACTTTACCGAAGAAAATGATGAAATCGGGGCAAAGATCTTTGTGGAGAACGCAGAAGTCAAAGCCGTTATAGAAAACAATGCCCATCGCCTTAAAGAATCCGTGGGTGCCAACGGCGTGGAAATCCACAAATTAGAAGTACACATACAAAATAACGATGCGCACAAACAAAAATCGTCAGAAAATTCTGACTCCAATAACACACATTATCGGGCAGGGAGCCAGGAGAACCGAAATGGAGGTCAATCCGATAAAGAAAGAAATGTAAGCAATAATTCGCGAACAGATGCCGGCATAAACACATCGAATTTAATGGTTGACTACATTATTTAA
- the flgG gene encoding flagellar basal-body rod protein FlgG, whose translation MIRALYTAATGMKAQQLFLDNVSNNLANINTTGFKRSQVNFQDLLYEKKYIAGSESAQGFEIPSGIQLGGGVRPISTSKVFSQGNQQATNRSLDLAIEGNGFFQISRPDGTIAYTRDGAFELNSKGEIVTAEGLPLTPSITIQDAKEISIGTDGTVFIKGSDSTLQNVGQIMLANFPNPAGLDSLGRNMYAETVASGAPIVSVPGEQGTGEIYQGALENSNVETVTELVNLITAQRAYEINSRAIKASDEMLSTINNMA comes from the coding sequence ATGATAAGGGCGTTATATACTGCCGCTACAGGCATGAAAGCTCAACAGCTATTTTTGGATAATGTCTCAAATAATTTAGCAAATATAAACACTACGGGATTCAAGAGAAGCCAGGTCAATTTTCAGGACCTTCTCTATGAAAAGAAGTATATTGCTGGTTCTGAATCTGCACAAGGTTTTGAGATACCTTCAGGTATCCAGCTAGGCGGTGGCGTAAGACCCATTTCTACCTCCAAGGTATTTTCTCAAGGGAATCAACAGGCCACCAACCGATCTCTAGATCTTGCTATTGAAGGAAACGGTTTCTTTCAGATAAGTCGGCCGGACGGTACTATTGCATATACAAGGGATGGCGCATTTGAATTAAATAGTAAGGGTGAGATTGTTACTGCTGAGGGTTTACCATTGACACCAAGCATTACAATTCAAGATGCCAAAGAAATTTCAATTGGAACGGATGGAACAGTATTCATAAAAGGCTCCGATAGCACCCTTCAGAATGTGGGACAAATTATGCTGGCAAATTTTCCTAACCCGGCAGGTTTAGATAGTCTCGGAAGGAATATGTATGCAGAAACTGTCGCATCAGGCGCCCCCATAGTCTCAGTACCTGGTGAACAAGGAACAGGTGAAATTTACCAGGGAGCCCTTGAAAATTCAAATGTTGAAACGGTCACGGAACTTGTTAACCTTATCACTGCTCAGCGTGCGTACGAGATCAATTCCAGAGCAATAAAAGCCAGTGATGAGATGTTGTCAACCATTAACAATATGGCATAA
- the flgF gene encoding flagellar basal-body rod protein FlgF — MFVCVFGIKIAAIKKNRIIKLFTHIRRIHMIVGLYTGASGMVSQGDYQTVIARNLANINTIGYKKNVAVFQSYISDTKTENQNANRGVGNSLGTVATDFSPGTLEYTGNDLDLSIKGNGFFTVKTDDGIRYTRKGQFMLSRDMRIITPEGWYLLGHDGEIQVPQNAKSITVKENGSLSADGKETGKIRVVTISDLTALEPTGNCAYTLSDTAKEPEDSIDFKIAHRYLEQSNVNAVDEMVNMIANMRGYQSGYKVTDSIDETLKKLIKLAT, encoded by the coding sequence ATGTTCGTTTGCGTATTTGGTATTAAGATTGCGGCTATAAAGAAAAATAGAATAATCAAGCTTTTTACTCATATACGGAGGATACACATGATCGTAGGACTTTATACAGGCGCATCGGGTATGGTAAGTCAAGGGGACTATCAGACAGTTATCGCACGGAATCTGGCTAATATCAACACCATTGGGTATAAGAAAAATGTTGCTGTTTTTCAGTCCTATATCTCTGATACAAAAACTGAGAATCAAAATGCTAATCGAGGTGTTGGAAACAGTTTAGGTACCGTTGCCACAGACTTTTCACCAGGTACTTTGGAATATACCGGTAATGATCTTGACCTTTCTATAAAAGGAAATGGATTTTTTACCGTCAAAACGGATGATGGAATTCGTTACACGAGAAAAGGGCAATTTATGTTATCACGTGACATGAGGATTATCACGCCTGAAGGATGGTATCTATTAGGCCACGACGGAGAAATTCAAGTCCCCCAAAATGCAAAAAGCATTACTGTCAAAGAGAATGGAAGCCTTTCTGCAGACGGCAAGGAAACCGGGAAGATTAGAGTTGTTACTATTTCTGATTTAACTGCTCTCGAACCCACAGGGAACTGTGCCTATACATTATCTGATACTGCAAAAGAACCGGAAGATTCAATCGATTTTAAAATAGCCCATCGCTACCTGGAACAATCAAATGTAAATGCGGTAGATGAGATGGTCAATATGATTGCAAATATGAGAGGATATCAATCTGGTTATAAGGTCACCGACTCCATCGACGAAACGCTTAAAAAACTCATTAAACTTGCAACATAG
- the flgA gene encoding flagellar basal body P-ring formation protein FlgA, giving the protein MKLNFLIPLPMVIFFTFHTAIGERITIEIKDKVILPEKQIVMEDIAYVSCNNPSLLERINDIIIGNTPWPGNVRKIERDTINARLMDEGINLNDITYGSTTSSLVSVESITISGEYILKKARKYLQSKLFQPEREIIIESDRHPKDKLLPANEGTIHLEVSQIDATKDRGNVQLIVHIFINDKQYMKIPVFFNIRVYENIVTSNKKIDRNDILSMDTLVIRRMETTKLAGLTFNNAEDLIGKRAIRPILPNTPITAEIVDNPPVIKKGDFIKIFVQTGNLHVVTKGIAKEDGYLGKIIRIKNIDSNKELHGRVEDSTSVKIVF; this is encoded by the coding sequence ATGAAATTAAACTTTTTAATACCTTTACCCATGGTAATCTTCTTCACCTTCCATACTGCAATTGGTGAAAGAATTACCATAGAAATCAAGGACAAGGTAATCCTGCCAGAAAAACAAATTGTCATGGAAGATATTGCATATGTTTCATGCAATAATCCATCCCTTTTAGAAAGAATCAACGATATTATTATTGGGAACACCCCCTGGCCTGGTAACGTCAGGAAAATAGAACGGGATACCATCAATGCACGTCTCATGGACGAAGGTATCAATCTGAATGATATCACTTACGGCAGCACGACTTCTTCGTTGGTCTCTGTTGAATCAATAACCATTTCAGGAGAATATATTTTAAAGAAGGCAAGGAAATATCTTCAGTCTAAATTATTCCAGCCTGAACGTGAAATAATCATTGAATCTGACAGACATCCAAAGGATAAATTATTACCTGCAAATGAAGGAACTATCCATTTGGAGGTATCACAAATTGATGCTACTAAAGACAGAGGTAACGTCCAACTTATCGTTCATATATTTATTAACGATAAACAATATATGAAAATACCGGTTTTTTTTAACATACGTGTATACGAAAATATCGTTACTTCCAACAAGAAAATAGACAGAAACGACATTCTCAGCATGGATACCCTTGTGATCAGAAGGATGGAAACTACAAAGCTTGCTGGATTAACGTTTAACAATGCTGAAGATCTCATAGGAAAACGCGCCATACGTCCAATCTTGCCAAATACACCAATTACAGCAGAAATTGTGGACAATCCCCCTGTAATAAAAAAGGGTGATTTTATCAAAATTTTTGTTCAAACAGGAAATCTCCATGTTGTAACAAAAGGTATAGCAAAGGAGGACGGCTATTTGGGAAAAATCATCAGGATAAAGAATATTGATTCGAATAAGGAGTTACACGGCAGGGTAGAGGATTCGACCTCGGTTAAGATCGTTTTTTAA
- a CDS encoding flagellar basal body L-ring protein FlgH, with protein sequence MKNNATTQYSHNNIIIFSASSLLCGKTKMFNKRNLFLQRKTITCLFTSLVLLIVSNNIQAESIWKKRVTLNTNLFNDNRARGIGDIVTVQINESTEITGVEDSSAENKKSHSVNVDTTNFFTKPLGDTSGYLPNFSADMNHSFNGKGAYESNRNISLELTAVVTEILANGNLIIEGNRDVNINGEKYNIKVSGIVRPIDISIENVIQSSSIANANITLEGKGFLTRAGKRGWWNRIYEAVWPF encoded by the coding sequence ATGAAAAACAATGCCACAACTCAGTACAGTCACAATAATATTATTATTTTCTCAGCATCCTCCCTTTTGTGCGGAAAGACAAAAATGTTTAACAAAAGAAATTTGTTCTTACAACGGAAGACTATAACGTGTCTTTTTACAAGCCTGGTACTGTTAATCGTGAGTAATAATATTCAGGCTGAATCAATCTGGAAAAAACGAGTGACTTTAAACACAAATCTGTTCAATGACAACAGGGCCAGGGGAATAGGAGACATTGTAACGGTACAAATCAATGAGTCGACAGAAATTACAGGAGTGGAAGATTCCAGTGCAGAAAACAAGAAAAGCCATAGTGTCAACGTAGATACTACAAATTTTTTTACAAAGCCATTAGGAGACACGAGCGGCTATTTACCAAATTTTTCAGCCGATATGAATCACAGTTTTAATGGCAAAGGAGCATATGAGAGCAACCGTAATATTAGTTTAGAACTTACTGCTGTTGTTACGGAAATACTAGCCAATGGGAATTTGATTATAGAAGGAAATCGTGATGTCAATATTAATGGTGAAAAATATAACATCAAGGTATCCGGAATAGTAAGGCCTATTGATATCAGTATAGAGAATGTGATTCAATCATCCTCAATCGCAAATGCCAATATAACACTTGAGGGCAAAGGATTTTTAACACGCGCTGGGAAACGCGGGTGGTGGAACCGGATCTATGAAGCTGTGTGGCCATTTTAA
- a CDS encoding amidophosphoribosyltransferase → MSDVKEYCGLFGIYGCEDAAERVYYGLYSLQHRGEESAGIASTNGKDIICHKGMGLVSDVIKPQMLKSLKNPIAIGHVRYSTIGSSNIGNAQPLVVDYYKGKVAVAHNGQLTNAKRLREEFEANGSIFHTTADTEVILHLMAKPLHMMQKNLSLVLQQLRGSFSLLFMTPDEMVGVRDPHGFRPLALGRLNNGYVMASETCAMDQVGAEYIRDINPGEAVYIGKDGIRSEYYCSQKYIKPAFCVFELVYFSRPDSKIYGESVHLFRKKLGAKLAEESPVDADVVISVPEGGNSAAIGYSHASGIPFDRGFIRNHYVGRTFILPEQDRRHRIVELKLNALKETVEGKRVIVIDDSIVRGTTSKSRFGLLRKAGAKEIHVRISCPPHRYPCYYGIDFQQKGELIAANRTLEEIRQFLNVESLSYLSVEGMMNCTTQPRHYFCNACFTSDYPTPIEEETKKLTERKQ, encoded by the coding sequence ATGTCGGATGTAAAAGAATATTGCGGATTGTTTGGAATTTATGGGTGTGAAGATGCAGCAGAGAGGGTTTATTATGGTTTGTATTCTTTGCAACATCGGGGGGAAGAAAGTGCCGGAATTGCCTCAACGAATGGGAAGGACATCATCTGTCATAAAGGAATGGGGCTTGTTAGCGATGTCATAAAGCCGCAGATGCTCAAATCTTTAAAAAACCCAATTGCTATCGGACATGTTCGGTATTCGACCATCGGTTCCAGCAATATAGGTAATGCGCAACCCTTGGTAGTGGATTATTACAAGGGGAAAGTTGCAGTTGCCCATAACGGACAGTTGACCAATGCAAAAAGATTGCGCGAAGAATTTGAGGCCAACGGTTCGATATTTCATACTACCGCTGACACCGAGGTCATTCTACACCTCATGGCAAAGCCTTTACATATGATGCAAAAAAATTTGTCTCTCGTACTGCAGCAATTACGGGGGTCTTTTTCATTATTGTTTATGACCCCGGACGAGATGGTGGGGGTGCGTGATCCCCATGGTTTCAGACCATTGGCGTTGGGAAGATTGAACAATGGTTATGTCATGGCCTCTGAAACCTGTGCCATGGATCAGGTGGGTGCAGAATATATTCGGGATATCAATCCAGGCGAAGCGGTTTATATTGGTAAAGACGGGATTCGAAGCGAATATTATTGCTCCCAAAAATATATTAAACCTGCCTTTTGTGTATTTGAACTGGTATACTTTTCAAGACCCGACAGCAAAATCTATGGTGAAAGTGTACATTTATTTCGTAAAAAATTAGGGGCCAAACTCGCCGAGGAATCGCCCGTGGATGCTGATGTGGTTATTTCTGTTCCTGAGGGGGGGAACTCCGCGGCAATCGGGTATTCCCATGCCTCAGGAATACCCTTTGATAGAGGGTTTATCCGCAACCATTATGTGGGCCGGACTTTTATTTTGCCTGAGCAGGACCGGCGACACCGCATCGTGGAGCTTAAACTGAATGCCTTGAAAGAGACTGTGGAAGGGAAAAGAGTTATTGTTATCGATGACTCCATTGTAAGAGGGACGACGTCGAAGTCACGGTTTGGATTGTTACGGAAGGCAGGGGCAAAGGAAATCCATGTCAGAATCAGTTGCCCACCTCATCGTTATCCCTGTTATTATGGAATTGATTTCCAGCAAAAAGGGGAACTTATTGCTGCCAATCGCACATTAGAAGAAATTCGGCAATTTTTAAATGTCGAGAGTCTCAGCTATCTGAGTGTGGAAGGGATGATGAATTGTACAACTCAGCCTCGCCACTACTTTTGTAATGCTTGTTTTACCAGTGATTATCCAACACCCATCGAAGAGGAAACAAAGAAACTCACCGAGAGAAAACAGTAA
- a CDS encoding radical SAM protein: MFTNPLYLIKGIVGRTFYIIPQRPERIQIEITNRCNYTCGMCPRESFNLPEKDISLDLFQKIIDRLELRYNITLTGWGEPLLHPKLMDMIVYTKVKGHYVGMTTNGLLLASFIDRIIDTVDKLTISLDNIEGGSEVIDGHPSNKVVQKNIEFLMKYRGDKTKPTVTIQITMHAKRQCLDTIRFAGEVGADRVYLVRLNNPLGNSDFKRPSLEEELEIYKESEEIAKKYGLQVDNNYTAFDNGLLRLLYKRLRPVMYRFDKYCPKPYDYLYINIDGKATPCCDLPRYEVGNILKQSIDEIWHGENMQYFREHQNDVCGNCDALRLRHIN; the protein is encoded by the coding sequence ATGTTTACAAATCCCCTGTACCTCATAAAAGGTATTGTAGGTAGAACCTTTTATATCATTCCTCAACGACCAGAACGTATCCAGATAGAGATTACGAACCGCTGTAACTATACGTGTGGTATGTGCCCCCGGGAATCCTTTAACCTGCCTGAAAAAGACATTTCTCTTGACCTTTTTCAGAAAATCATCGACAGGCTGGAATTACGTTATAATATTACCCTTACCGGATGGGGGGAACCTCTACTGCATCCAAAATTGATGGATATGATTGTTTATACAAAGGTGAAAGGGCATTATGTTGGTATGACAACCAACGGTTTGTTGTTGGCTTCATTTATTGATAGGATTATTGATACGGTTGATAAACTGACCATTTCATTAGACAATATAGAAGGAGGTAGTGAAGTTATAGATGGTCATCCCTCCAATAAGGTTGTCCAAAAGAACATTGAATTCCTCATGAAATACCGGGGTGATAAAACAAAACCGACCGTGACCATTCAAATAACCATGCATGCGAAACGGCAATGTCTGGATACCATCAGATTTGCCGGAGAAGTGGGAGCGGATCGTGTTTATCTAGTGCGATTAAACAATCCTTTAGGTAACAGTGATTTTAAAAGGCCTAGTCTGGAAGAAGAATTGGAGATTTATAAGGAATCTGAGGAAATAGCCAAAAAATATGGATTACAGGTCGACAACAACTACACGGCTTTTGACAATGGGTTGCTTCGGTTATTGTACAAACGACTACGTCCTGTAATGTACCGTTTTGATAAGTACTGTCCGAAACCTTACGATTATTTGTATATTAATATCGATGGCAAAGCAACCCCATGCTGTGATCTTCCCCGCTACGAAGTGGGTAACATATTAAAGCAAAGTATTGATGAAATTTGGCACGGTGAGAATATGCAGTATTTCCGTGAACATCAGAATGATGTTTGCGGTAATTGCGATGCATTAAGATTGAGACATATAAATTAA
- the thiE gene encoding thiamine phosphate synthase, giving the protein MDAFAANDKGNKTRLFTKFSGVKLYVIISSNLSKEPVLEILENVIQGGADAVQLREKAMSDSEFLLLAREFKKVTCKSGTIFIVNDRAEIAKKTDADGLHIGQSDMDIHRARKIIGHDKILGISTHTIVQARKAQQEGADYIGIGPIFYTTTKSNEPPVGLNYLKQVKGEITIPFVAIGAINIDNIAEILHAGGSRVAICSAIICSDNIVQTTRSFKNHLITHQKLQS; this is encoded by the coding sequence ATGGATGCGTTTGCCGCCAATGATAAAGGCAATAAAACAAGGCTTTTTACAAAATTTTCAGGCGTAAAATTATACGTTATAATAAGTTCCAATCTTTCTAAAGAACCCGTGCTGGAGATACTGGAGAATGTCATCCAGGGCGGTGCAGATGCAGTACAATTACGGGAAAAGGCGATGTCTGACAGTGAATTCCTTCTCCTGGCCAGGGAATTTAAAAAAGTAACCTGCAAATCGGGAACTATTTTCATTGTAAATGACCGTGCTGAAATTGCTAAAAAAACTGATGCGGACGGGTTGCATATCGGACAGTCCGACATGGACATTCACCGCGCACGTAAGATCATTGGCCATGACAAAATCTTGGGCATATCTACCCACACAATAGTTCAGGCGCGAAAAGCGCAACAAGAAGGTGCGGATTATATCGGCATTGGTCCCATATTTTATACCACAACAAAGAGCAATGAGCCTCCGGTAGGTCTTAACTATTTAAAGCAGGTAAAAGGGGAAATTACTATCCCCTTCGTTGCCATAGGCGCTATCAACATTGATAATATTGCCGAAATATTACATGCCGGAGGGTCCCGCGTGGCAATCTGCTCTGCAATTATTTGCAGTGACAATATTGTTCAAACGACCAGATCTTTTAAAAACCATCTCATCACACATCAAAAGCTTCAATCATGA